The following coding sequences lie in one Rutidosis leptorrhynchoides isolate AG116_Rl617_1_P2 chromosome 6, CSIRO_AGI_Rlap_v1, whole genome shotgun sequence genomic window:
- the LOC139853547 gene encoding uncharacterized protein, producing the protein MARNGVRVKGRRRRVNPRDEDSEESDEEYKVTEDEECDESDESFSYDSDESEAEFAVSRKVSKSRNTRRSSSGRKRNEMIKSRKKRRIIYKEDDVEEEEEEVDDEDFMSFGRKTNQIKKPAEKKRDSYTEKDDIYNGSGNDNENNVDDDGGDYDDGDYDDDEDGDDDDDYAKVAPAGRNKNSSNNRKENKRVVNTEDDDEEDDDDDAEIMPRRKRNIRNYPKEKKRVVYTEDDDDDEDDDGDEEFMYSGMKVNEKKNLRKKRKVSYTEDDEDDLELLSTSKKDNQIKEEPITKTDVSYTDGIQEDEDEKDAEFMISESEFLADEDDSEFMSTSENRNHIEEPQENMTVSYEEDDKEEEEDEKDAEFKLSESDFNDDDEDDEDETFKMKKSEKISRPRPQKKTVRVCGGRKNKSLKRKRSSHSKQRNRKLGQKLDKNQTENRNKKTSKKRKQSVMGDSDSDFVNSPSFDHEFTISEEEREQMREASVYCANLRAKLRSSSNGNQEQQPEAYEERKYPIRKGKEKVEVGKQVCGICLSEEAKRTVRGVLNCCQHYFCFSCIMEWSKVESRCPLCKQRFTTITKSAKSDTGFDLRTIVIPVPECDQVYQPSEEELRGYLDPYESVMCTECHNGGDDALMLLCDICDSPAHTFCVGLGHEVPEGNWYCEGCRPSVFGTLNSQCPTPTSADRRSSSTAGGFDLNELYVPETPLSQQSNGVPEPIPGFNATSNTSPNT; encoded by the exons ATGGCAAGAAATGGGGTTAGGGTTAAAGGACGTAGAAGAAGGGTTAACCCAAGAGACGAGGACTCGGAAGAGTCTGATGAGGAATATAAGGTGACTGAAGATGAAGAATGTGATGAGTCAGATGAGTCTTTTTCTTATGACAGTGATGAATCAGAAGCTGAGTTTGCTGTGTCACGTAAAGTTTCTAAATCAAGAAACACGCGGAGGAGTTCTTCTGGTAGGAAGAGAAATGAGATGATTAAGTCTCgtaaaaagagaaggattatttataAAGAAGATGATGTTGAGGAGGAGGAAGAAGAGGTTGATGATGAAGATTTTATGTCTTTTGGTAGGAAAACTAACCAGATTAAGAAGCCTGCAGAAAAGAAGAGGGATTCGTATACAGAAAAAGATGATATCTATAATGGTAGCGGTAACGATAATGAAAAtaatgttgatgatgatggtggtgattatgatgatggtgattatgatgatgatgaggatggtgatgatgatgatgactatgCAAAAGTTGCGCCTGCGGGTAGAAATAAAAACTCTAGTAATAATCGTAAGGAAAATAAGAGAGTTGTGAAtacagaagatgatgatgaagaggatgacgATGATGATGCCGAAATTATGCCTCGTAGAAAGAGAAACATTAGAAATTATCCCAAGGAAAAAAAGAGGGTTGTATAtacagaagatgatgatgatgatgaggatgatgacggTGATGAGGAATTTATGTATTCTGGTATGAAGGTAAACGAGAAAAAGAATCTTCGGAAGAAAAGGAAGGTTTCGTAcactgaagatgatgaagatgatctgGAGTTACTGTCTACAAGTAAGAAGGATAACCAGATAAAGGAGGAGCCTATAACAAAGACCGATGTTTCGTATACAGATGGCAtccaagaagatgaagatgaaaaagATGCAGAGTTTATGATAAGTGAGAGTGAATTTCTTGCTGATGAAGATGATTCTGAGTTTATGTCTACAAGTGAGAACAGAAACCACATTGAGGAGCCTCAAGAAAACATGACGGTTTCATACGAAGAAGACGATAAGGAAGAGGAGGAAGATGAAAAAGATGCTGAATTTAAGCTAAGTGAGAGTGATTTTAATGACGATGATGAAGATGACGAAGATGAAACTTTCAAGATGAAGAAAAGCGAGAAGATAAGTCGGCCTCGACCACAGAAGAAGACTGTTCGGGTATGCGGAGGACGAAAGAACAAATCTTTAAAGAGAAAAAGGTCGAGTCATTCAAAACAAAGAAACCGTAAACTTGGTCAAAAGTTAGACAAAAACCAGACTGAAAATCGAAACAAGAAGACATCTAAGAAGCGTAAGCAGAGTGTAATGGGAGACTCAGATTCAGATTTTGTCAATTCACCATCATTTGATCACGAGTTCACTATCTCAGAAGAAGAACGAGAACAAATGAGAGAAGCGAGTGTATACTGTGCAAATTTAAGAGCTAAATTGAGAAGCTCTTCAAACGGAAATCAAGAACAACAGCCAGAAGCATATGAAGAACGAAAATATCCAATACGAAAAGGTAAAGAAAAGGTAGAAGTTGGAAAACAAGTTTGTGGAATTTGTTTATCAGAAGAAGCAAAAAGAACTGTGAGAGGGGTGCTAAATTGTTGCCAGCACTATTTTTGTTTCTCTTGTATCATGGAATGGTCAAAGGTTGAATCCCGTTGCCCTTTATGCAAGCAACGTTTTACAACCATAACTAAATCCGCAAAATCAGATACCGGGTTTGATTTGAGGACCATTGTTATACCTGTTCCCGAATGTGATCAG GTTTATCAACCTTCTGAGGAAGAACTGAGGGGTTATCTTGACCCATATGAAAGTGTGATGTGTACTGAATGCCACAATGGTGGTGATGATGCATTGATGCTATTATGTGACATATGCGATTCGCCAGCTCATACTTTTTGTGTTGGTCTTGGACACGAGGTGCCTGAAGGAAATTGGTATTGTGAGGGATGTAGACCTAGTGTATTTGGAACCCTAAATTCACAATGCCCGACACCCACATCAGCAGATCGAAGATCATCTTCAACTGCGGGAGGTTTTGATCTTAATGAGTTGTATGTACCAGAAACACCATTATCACAACAATCTAATGGTGTTCCTGAACCTATTCCTGGATTTAATGCAACTTCA AACACATCGCCAAATACATAA
- the LOC139851782 gene encoding uncharacterized protein codes for MSDLGTRSNGRFGSSGIRLFGSQLDRTRGSTPQNDHVMPSMHGTSNSFYPRADQFGVPFQDEYSGSSMGFESRLGFGQLHPCSNRSSIGSDPCPSPYACREGIGPSRTARGGLHAP; via the exons ATGAGTGATCTAGGTACTAGATCTAACGGAAGGTTCGGTTCTTCAGGAATTAGATTATTTGGGTCTCAACTTGATCGAACTAGGGGTTCAACTCCTCAAAATGATCATGTTATGCCTTCAATGCATGGTACTAGTAATAGCTTCTATCCAAGAGCAGATCAATTTGGTGTGCCATTTCAAGATGAATATAGCGGTTCGAGCATGGGTTTTGAATCAAGGTTGGGATTTGGACAGCTTCACCCGTGCTCCAACAGATCAAGCATCGGGTCTGACCCATGCCCGTCTCCATATGCTTGCAGAGAG GGTATAGGACCCTCACGAACAGCACGAGGCGGTCTTCATGCACCATAA